The Bacillus carboniphilus genome contains a region encoding:
- a CDS encoding YqzM family protein — protein sequence MNEFEQEVQSKRNDAVDSAVGFIVSFGFFATIFIIGTVIKLIGS from the coding sequence GTGAATGAATTTGAACAAGAAGTACAAAGTAAACGAAATGATGCTGTAGATTCTGCTGTTGGATTTATTGTTTCTTTCGGATTCTTCGCCACAATCTTTATTATTGGTACTGTGATAAAATTAATTGGTTCATAA
- a CDS encoding DUF3679 domain-containing protein has product MKKFILRCVVLCLVLFIGIIVGIKQAHNGVMYIKGDESSSLSTSIVKEDIDTTNSSLYVNPKLSEKEKELEEIEGFNLFSQAGRKLGEGVQAALQKCINLVKEKQSEM; this is encoded by the coding sequence GTGAAGAAGTTTATTTTAAGGTGTGTCGTCCTTTGTCTAGTCTTATTTATAGGTATTATCGTTGGTATAAAACAGGCTCATAATGGGGTCATGTATATAAAAGGTGATGAGTCATCTTCTTTGTCTACTTCGATTGTTAAGGAAGATATCGATACAACAAATTCTTCTCTATATGTAAATCCCAAGTTGTCTGAAAAAGAGAAGGAATTGGAAGAAATAGAGGGGTTTAATCTATTTTCTCAAGCTGGCAGGAAATTAGGAGAAGGTGTACAAGCAGCCTTGCAAAAATGTATCAATTTAGTAAAAGAGAAGCAATCGGAGATGTGA
- the gpr gene encoding GPR endopeptidase: MNSIDLSKYSVRTDLAIEAQENISNIEGVIIKEAEQDGIKISNVKITKKGSEMVGKKPGNYLTMEVQGIREQDSALQQDVIKVFAEQFSFFLKSKNIKENATCLVVGLGNWNVTPDALGPMTIENLLVTRHLFSLQPENVEEGYRSVSAIVPGVMGLTGIETSDIISGVVQQAKPDFIIAIDALAARSIERVNTTIQISDSGIHPGSGVGNKRKDLSEDTLGVPVIAIGVPTVVDAVSITSDTIDFILKHFGRELKEGDKPSRALAPAGMSFGEKKVLNDDDLPEEEHRYHFLGQVGTLSENEKRQLIHEVLSPLGHNLMVTPKEVDVFMEEMANILASGLNTALHQAVDQTNSGVYTH; the protein is encoded by the coding sequence ATGAATTCAATAGACCTTAGTAAATATTCAGTAAGAACGGATTTAGCAATTGAAGCTCAAGAAAATATATCTAATATTGAAGGGGTAATTATAAAAGAAGCAGAACAAGACGGAATAAAAATTTCAAATGTAAAGATAACAAAGAAAGGTTCAGAAATGGTTGGAAAAAAGCCGGGAAATTATTTGACGATGGAAGTTCAAGGTATAAGAGAGCAAGATTCTGCTCTTCAACAAGATGTTATTAAAGTTTTTGCCGAGCAGTTCAGTTTCTTTTTAAAGAGTAAAAATATTAAAGAAAATGCGACTTGTTTAGTTGTTGGATTAGGTAATTGGAATGTGACGCCAGATGCTTTAGGACCCATGACCATTGAAAATCTTTTGGTCACTAGGCATTTATTTAGTTTACAACCTGAAAATGTTGAAGAAGGATATCGGTCCGTTTCAGCAATTGTCCCTGGGGTTATGGGGTTAACTGGGATTGAAACGAGTGATATTATTTCTGGAGTTGTCCAACAAGCAAAACCTGATTTTATTATCGCCATTGATGCTTTAGCTGCACGGTCTATAGAAAGAGTGAATACAACGATTCAAATATCTGATTCAGGTATTCATCCCGGTTCAGGAGTAGGAAATAAACGGAAAGATCTTAGTGAAGATACATTAGGTGTTCCCGTAATTGCCATTGGTGTGCCGACTGTAGTTGATGCTGTTTCAATAACAAGTGATACAATCGATTTCATTTTAAAACATTTTGGTCGAGAATTAAAAGAAGGAGATAAACCTTCACGTGCTTTAGCTCCTGCTGGTATGAGCTTCGGTGAAAAAAAAGTGTTAAACGATGATGATTTACCTGAAGAAGAACATAGGTATCACTTTTTAGGCCAGGTCGGTACTTTATCTGAGAATGAAAAACGTCAATTAATTCACGAAGTGTTATCTCCCTTAGGCCATAATTTAATGGTGACACCGAAAGAAGTCGATGTTTTTATGGAAGAAATGGCAAATATATTAGCATCAGGTTTAAATACGGCTCTTCATCAAGCTGTAGACCAAACCAATTCAGGGGTTTATACACATTAA
- the hemW gene encoding radical SAM family heme chaperone HemW: MPRAVYIHIPFCKQICHYCDFNKYFIEKQPVKGYLQMLEVEIKKTFELFKTEKVETIFVGGGTPTALNSEELSYLLSIISDNILPLTKEVEYSFECNPDDLTEEKLALLKQGGVNRLSFGVQTFDKDLLKKIGRTHRADDVYHAVEIARALQFKNISLDLMFGLPGQTMEVFLDSLKLALSLDVPHYSSYSLIVEPKTVFYNRLQKGKLHLPPQEQEAMMFEKLMTEMKKAGRNQYEISNFSMEGYESIHNLTYWNNEEYYGFGAGAHSYVHGVRRVNARPLNKYMSLIKEKGTAFIDEHLVTRKEMIEEEMFLGLRKTKGVSVDHFKEKFSEDLFDLFGEEIQILFNRNLLKQDGSSIYLTEEGKMIGNEVFQSFLSGL; encoded by the coding sequence ATGCCAAGAGCCGTATACATTCATATTCCATTTTGTAAACAGATTTGTCACTATTGTGATTTCAATAAATATTTTATTGAAAAGCAACCTGTAAAAGGATATTTGCAAATGTTAGAGGTAGAAATAAAAAAGACATTTGAGTTATTTAAAACGGAAAAAGTTGAAACAATCTTTGTTGGTGGCGGAACACCAACGGCTCTTAATTCAGAAGAACTTTCTTATCTCTTATCCATTATTAGTGATAATATTTTACCTTTAACAAAAGAAGTTGAGTATTCATTCGAATGTAATCCTGATGATCTCACAGAAGAAAAATTAGCCTTACTTAAACAAGGTGGAGTGAACAGATTAAGTTTTGGAGTTCAAACCTTTGATAAAGATTTGTTAAAAAAGATTGGTAGGACTCATCGAGCGGATGATGTCTACCATGCTGTTGAAATAGCAAGAGCATTACAGTTTAAAAATATTAGTCTAGATCTAATGTTTGGTTTGCCAGGTCAAACAATGGAGGTTTTTCTTGATTCATTAAAACTAGCATTGTCATTAGATGTTCCGCATTACTCTTCATATTCCTTAATTGTAGAGCCAAAGACCGTGTTTTATAATCGACTTCAAAAAGGAAAGCTTCATCTACCACCTCAAGAACAAGAGGCTATGATGTTTGAAAAATTAATGACTGAAATGAAAAAAGCGGGGCGGAATCAATATGAAATTAGTAATTTTTCAATGGAGGGATATGAGAGTATACATAATTTAACCTACTGGAATAATGAAGAATATTACGGTTTTGGTGCTGGAGCTCACAGTTATGTTCATGGAGTAAGGCGTGTAAATGCTAGGCCCCTCAACAAGTATATGTCTTTGATAAAAGAGAAAGGCACTGCTTTTATAGATGAACATCTCGTCACTAGAAAGGAAATGATTGAAGAAGAGATGTTTTTAGGATTAAGAAAGACAAAAGGAGTGTCCGTTGACCATTTTAAAGAGAAATTTTCTGAAGACCTATTCGACCTATTCGGAGAAGAAATTCAAATTTTATTTAATCGAAACCTTCTTAAACAAGATGGATCATCGATATATTTAACAGAGGAAGGGAAAATGATAGGGAATGAGGTGTTCCAATCATTTTTAAGTGGTTTGTAA
- a CDS encoding ComEC/Rec2 family competence protein — protein sequence MTHGDFDHTGEAIYLIKKFKVNHLIVPIGFDDSEWGSAIVSLAHQKKVNVTLLSAGAKIKGQVLTFDVLSPFQIADHKNNNSLVLNSKIGGYDWLFTGDIEEPLEKELVEKYNLQGIEILKIAHHGSETSTTEKFLEEIRPVRALISVGEKNRYGHPSSAVLERLEKYNAIIYQTNKHGSIEFRWQENRGTFYTYPP from the coding sequence TTGACCCATGGAGACTTTGATCATACTGGTGAAGCTATTTACTTAATTAAAAAATTTAAAGTAAACCATTTAATTGTTCCTATCGGATTTGACGATAGTGAATGGGGAAGTGCTATTGTTTCATTAGCTCATCAAAAGAAAGTAAACGTCACACTTTTGAGTGCTGGAGCCAAAATAAAAGGACAAGTTCTTACTTTTGATGTATTGTCTCCTTTTCAAATAGCGGATCATAAAAATAACAATTCACTTGTGTTAAATTCCAAGATAGGGGGCTATGACTGGTTATTTACAGGTGATATTGAAGAGCCATTAGAAAAAGAGCTTGTTGAAAAATATAACCTACAAGGGATTGAAATTTTAAAGATTGCTCATCATGGGAGTGAAACCTCTACAACAGAAAAATTTTTGGAGGAGATCCGTCCAGTTAGAGCATTAATCTCTGTTGGTGAGAAGAATCGTTATGGACATCCTAGTTCAGCGGTTTTGGAGAGGTTGGAAAAATATAATGCGATTATTTATCAAACGAACAAACATGGTTCAATTGAATTTCGTTGGCAAGAAAATAGAGGAACCTTTTATACGTATCCCCCATAA
- the holA gene encoding DNA polymerase III subunit delta, with translation MIKQWDKIQKKQVNPMYLLLGEDTYLIEETIKKLINNILTEEEKELNISVYDLEVQNIEEAIDEAEILPFLGEKKIVIAKNPLFLTAQKGKIEHNIDALESYIKNIAPFTVFIVVAPYSKLDERKKITKLIKKHAEVVDTNQFQEDDKRIWIKQFFEQAQLEIDEDALDQLLFLTGGHLMAIQREMEKLRLFLDEGGVISKDVVMMLVPRTLEHNIFELIDKVVKKQASAALQIFFDLLKNNEEPIKILALLVSQFRLIYQVKELMKQGYGQNQVAGQLKVHPYRVKLAYQQGQTFKEQDLEKILYDLAEADYEMKTGKRDKQLILELFFTKLFKVA, from the coding sequence ATGATTAAGCAATGGGACAAGATTCAAAAAAAACAGGTTAATCCTATGTATTTATTGTTGGGTGAGGATACATATTTAATCGAAGAAACGATAAAGAAGCTAATCAACAATATTTTAACTGAAGAGGAAAAAGAATTAAATATATCTGTTTATGACTTAGAAGTTCAAAATATTGAAGAAGCTATAGATGAAGCGGAAATACTACCATTTTTGGGAGAAAAAAAGATTGTAATTGCAAAAAATCCTCTTTTTTTAACAGCTCAAAAAGGGAAGATTGAGCATAATATTGATGCATTAGAAAGTTATATTAAAAATATAGCTCCTTTTACTGTGTTTATAGTCGTTGCTCCCTACAGTAAATTAGACGAACGAAAAAAAATAACAAAACTAATAAAAAAACATGCTGAAGTAGTAGATACAAACCAGTTTCAAGAAGACGATAAGCGAATTTGGATTAAACAGTTTTTTGAACAAGCACAGTTGGAAATAGATGAGGATGCATTGGATCAATTGCTTTTCCTTACTGGAGGTCATTTAATGGCTATTCAAAGAGAAATGGAGAAGTTGAGGTTGTTTTTAGATGAAGGTGGAGTGATTTCAAAAGATGTTGTTATGATGCTAGTTCCTCGAACTTTAGAGCATAATATATTTGAATTAATCGATAAAGTGGTAAAAAAGCAAGCCTCAGCGGCTCTGCAAATTTTCTTCGATTTATTAAAAAATAATGAAGAACCAATCAAGATTTTAGCATTATTAGTTTCTCAATTCCGTCTTATTTATCAAGTGAAAGAATTAATGAAGCAAGGGTACGGACAAAATCAAGTAGCTGGTCAATTAAAGGTTCACCCTTACCGAGTAAAGCTAGCTTACCAACAAGGACAAACGTTCAAAGAACAAGATTTAGAAAAAATATTATATGATCTTGCAGAAGCTGATTATGAAATGAAAACGGGAAAAAGAGACAAGCAGCTAATATTAGAGTTGTTTTTCACTAAGCTTTTTAAGGTAGCATAG
- the hrcA gene encoding heat-inducible transcriptional repressor HrcA, with product MLTGRQLNILQVIVDGFIHSGQPIGSRTLSKKQDILYSSATIRNDMADLEEMGLIEKTHSSSGRIPSEKGYRYYVDHLISPQKLKKDEIVVIKSVFAEKIYELERIVQNSAKILSDLTNYTSIILGPKFTENKLKRIQIIPINDDTVVAIIVTSNGYVSNRTISFPESIDPSEIERMVNILNDRLVGVPLQQLKNKIYKEVAVLLRENLENYDSLIQLLSGTLSIDEKEKLYFGGKTNIFKQPEFHDVAMMRSFMQLIEKEESLYPLLHANQTGIKVKIGTENDAVEMKNCSLITATYSIGGSQLGTIGVIGPTRMEYSRVISLIQLVANDLSKIVTNFYD from the coding sequence ATGCTTACAGGTCGTCAATTAAACATTTTACAAGTAATTGTAGATGGTTTTATTCATTCTGGGCAACCAATTGGGTCACGTACATTATCTAAAAAGCAAGATATTTTATATAGTTCTGCAACCATTAGGAATGACATGGCTGATTTGGAAGAAATGGGTCTTATCGAAAAAACCCATAGCTCATCAGGACGTATCCCTTCTGAAAAAGGCTATCGTTACTATGTTGACCATCTTATATCTCCGCAGAAATTAAAGAAAGATGAAATTGTAGTAATTAAATCTGTTTTTGCAGAGAAGATATATGAACTTGAGAGAATCGTTCAGAATTCTGCTAAAATATTATCTGACTTAACTAACTATACATCGATTATACTTGGACCTAAGTTTACCGAAAATAAACTAAAGAGAATTCAAATTATCCCTATAAACGATGATACCGTTGTGGCGATCATTGTAACGAGTAATGGGTATGTTAGTAACAGAACAATTAGTTTTCCTGAATCCATTGATCCTAGTGAGATTGAACGTATGGTTAATATCTTAAATGATCGATTAGTAGGAGTACCACTTCAGCAATTGAAGAATAAAATATATAAAGAAGTAGCTGTTTTATTAAGAGAGAACTTAGAAAATTATGATTCCCTCATTCAATTGCTTTCTGGAACACTTTCTATTGATGAAAAAGAAAAGCTTTATTTCGGTGGGAAAACAAATATTTTTAAACAGCCTGAATTTCATGACGTTGCTATGATGAGAAGCTTTATGCAGTTAATTGAAAAAGAGGAAAGTTTATACCCGTTGCTTCATGCAAATCAAACGGGTATAAAAGTAAAAATAGGCACAGAAAATGATGCTGTAGAAATGAAAAATTGTAGCTTAATAACTGCCACCTATTCAATTGGGGGAAGTCAATTAGGAACAATTGGAGTTATTGGACCCACACGTATGGAATATTCAAGAGTCATTAGTTTGATTCAATTGGTAGCGAATGATCTGTCTAAGATTGTTACTAATTTTTATGATTGA
- the rpsT gene encoding 30S ribosomal protein S20, with product MANIKSAIKRAKTNEERRAHNATIKSAMRSAIKRFEANVENKEVEAAKTSFNEAAKKIDKAVNKGIIHKNTAGRQKSRLAKKLSELSA from the coding sequence TTGGCAAATATTAAATCTGCTATTAAGCGTGCAAAAACAAACGAAGAGCGTCGTGCTCACAATGCAACGATCAAATCTGCTATGCGTTCTGCTATTAAACGTTTTGAAGCAAACGTTGAAAATAAAGAAGTAGAAGCAGCTAAAACTTCATTCAATGAAGCTGCAAAGAAAATTGACAAGGCTGTTAATAAAGGAATCATCCATAAAAACACGGCTGGTCGTCAAAAATCTCGTCTAGCTAAAAAGCTAAGCGAACTTTCAGCATAA
- a CDS encoding DNA internalization-related competence protein ComEC/Rec2 — protein MKGNLIYISIAITLAVLSVYTSSLFFLLFVIFVCYLFIKEQKRLLIYVTFSFVIMLVYFSFVDYHNKTSLQPGEVEGVILFDDLKWKKGSLSGFGIIEVDSKKEKTYAFYQPSSHFVTIKDIIQPGSRCRFKGSINKPENVTVPHTFDFKKYLYIHRTNTILTVDSIGSCRVGKFKQIYTKRHSILNWIDEQFSHASKGIIAALLIGDRSLLQEDIEDLYQKFGLIHLLAISGLHVGVFLSFFYYICIRTGLTHEHTKYLIILLLPFYVMLTGASPSVIRSSIMAIMVLLFSFRSHTYLSIDGLSVAFILMMVFEPYYLFQVGFQLSFLVSYGILLSQSWILKGLSKFHQLFRLSFICQLTSFPLILFHFFKFSPWSIVLNLIFVPLFTMILLPSVFITVIVTKYSQTIGGILDGIFSAVIKLSSELLRCIENLPLSTLLIGKPSPLLMSCIMIFTVYLLTQLNFNRYLIKVLTISSLFFCVHFVEKSTNIEGKIILLDVGQGDSIFIQEPYNGSTFLIDTGGVIRYGEKKYPHNCRECNCTFS, from the coding sequence GTGAAGGGGAATCTTATTTACATTTCGATTGCCATTACTTTAGCTGTACTGTCTGTTTATACAAGTAGTTTATTTTTTCTTTTATTCGTTATATTTGTTTGTTATTTATTCATAAAAGAGCAGAAACGCTTATTAATTTATGTTACTTTCTCTTTTGTCATTATGCTCGTATATTTTTCTTTTGTGGATTATCATAATAAAACATCTTTGCAACCAGGTGAAGTAGAAGGGGTTATTTTATTTGATGATTTGAAGTGGAAGAAAGGCTCTTTAAGCGGCTTCGGTATAATTGAAGTCGATTCAAAAAAAGAAAAGACTTATGCATTTTATCAGCCATCATCTCATTTCGTAACTATAAAGGATATCATACAACCTGGAAGCAGATGTCGCTTTAAAGGGTCTATTAATAAACCAGAGAACGTAACCGTTCCTCACACATTCGATTTTAAAAAATACTTATATATTCATCGAACAAATACTATTTTGACGGTCGATTCAATAGGGTCTTGTCGAGTGGGTAAGTTTAAACAAATTTATACTAAAAGACATTCGATATTAAATTGGATTGATGAACAGTTCTCTCATGCGAGCAAAGGGATTATTGCTGCATTATTAATTGGAGATCGTTCTCTTTTACAAGAAGATATTGAGGATCTTTATCAAAAGTTTGGACTTATCCATTTATTAGCTATTTCAGGACTTCATGTAGGTGTATTTTTATCCTTTTTTTATTATATATGTATTAGAACAGGTCTTACTCATGAACATACGAAGTATTTGATTATTCTATTATTGCCCTTTTATGTGATGTTAACGGGTGCTTCACCTTCCGTAATAAGAAGTTCAATAATGGCCATTATGGTCTTGCTTTTTTCCTTTCGCTCTCATACTTATTTATCGATCGATGGGCTCTCAGTAGCATTTATTTTAATGATGGTCTTTGAACCGTATTATTTGTTTCAAGTTGGATTTCAACTTTCTTTTTTAGTGAGTTATGGAATCTTGCTAAGTCAATCATGGATATTAAAAGGTTTATCTAAGTTTCACCAGTTGTTCAGATTGTCGTTTATTTGTCAGTTAACTTCATTTCCATTAATCCTTTTTCATTTCTTCAAATTTTCTCCTTGGAGTATCGTTTTAAATCTTATTTTTGTACCCTTATTCACTATGATCCTTCTACCTAGTGTGTTCATCACAGTAATAGTAACAAAGTATAGTCAAACTATTGGAGGAATACTTGATGGAATATTTAGTGCGGTTATTAAGCTTTCCTCTGAGCTTTTAAGGTGTATCGAAAATCTTCCTTTATCTACACTTCTTATTGGTAAACCTTCACCTCTCCTTATGAGCTGCATTATGATCTTCACTGTTTATCTTCTTACTCAATTAAATTTTAACCGATATTTGATCAAAGTATTGACGATATCAAGTTTGTTCTTTTGCGTTCATTTTGTTGAGAAATCGACCAATATTGAAGGTAAGATTATCCTCCTAGATGTAGGCCAAGGGGATTCTATATTTATTCAAGAACCTTATAATGGATCAACTTTTTTGATAGATACGGGGGGAGTCATTCGTTACGGGGAAAAAAAATACCCACACAATTGCAGAGAATGTAACTGTACCTTTTCTTGA
- a CDS encoding ComE operon protein 2 produces MKRISWNEYFMAQSHLLALRSTCTRLAVGATIVRDKRIIAGGYNGSIAGGSHCIDEGCYVIDNHCVRTIHAEMNALLQCSKFGVPTDQAEIYVTHFPCLQCCKAIIQAGIKRVYYAIDYKNHPYAEELFREASVQVEQVEPHYVQFSFDKEG; encoded by the coding sequence ATGAAAAGAATATCTTGGAATGAATATTTTATGGCACAAAGTCATTTGCTTGCTTTACGAAGTACTTGTACGAGGCTTGCAGTTGGGGCAACAATTGTTAGAGATAAGAGAATTATTGCGGGTGGTTATAATGGCTCAATCGCAGGAGGTTCACATTGCATTGATGAGGGATGCTATGTCATTGATAATCATTGTGTTAGGACTATTCATGCCGAGATGAATGCTTTATTACAATGTTCCAAGTTTGGTGTTCCTACAGATCAAGCAGAAATTTATGTGACACATTTTCCGTGCTTACAATGTTGTAAGGCAATCATTCAAGCGGGAATTAAAAGAGTTTACTACGCAATAGATTACAAGAATCATCCATATGCTGAAGAACTATTCCGTGAAGCGTCAGTTCAAGTGGAACAGGTAGAGCCTCATTATGTTCAGTTTTCATTTGATAAAGAAGGATAG
- the grpE gene encoding nucleotide exchange factor GrpE: protein METLKEEHLESDTLTDEQNEQDENIDDKEIDTEEQVTDSDSIDEELELTKKALTETESRLLRLQADFDNYRRRTRLDQESGQKYRAQSLITDLLPALDNFERALKIDSDDEQVKNLLHGMEMVYDQIFKALEQEGVEPIKSVGEPFDPHFHQAVMQVEDDEYDSNVVVEELQKGYKLKDRVVRPSMVKVNQ from the coding sequence ATGGAAACGTTGAAAGAAGAACATTTAGAAAGTGATACATTAACTGATGAACAAAATGAGCAAGATGAGAATATTGATGATAAAGAGATTGATACTGAAGAACAAGTGACCGATTCTGATTCAATTGATGAAGAATTAGAGCTTACAAAGAAGGCTCTAACGGAAACTGAAAGTCGTTTGCTTCGTTTACAGGCCGATTTTGACAATTATCGTCGTAGAACAAGACTAGATCAAGAATCAGGTCAAAAATATCGTGCTCAAAGTTTAATTACAGATCTTTTACCAGCTCTAGATAATTTTGAACGAGCACTAAAAATAGATTCTGATGATGAACAAGTGAAAAATCTTTTGCACGGAATGGAAATGGTTTATGACCAAATCTTTAAAGCACTTGAACAAGAAGGAGTTGAGCCTATAAAATCTGTAGGTGAACCATTTGATCCTCATTTTCATCAAGCTGTAATGCAAGTTGAAGATGATGAATATGATTCTAATGTTGTAGTTGAAGAGCTTCAAAAGGGTTATAAACTTAAAGATCGTGTGGTCAGACCATCAATGGTTAAAGTAAATCAATAA